One window of Anaerolineales bacterium genomic DNA carries:
- a CDS encoding DUF4445 domain-containing protein: MTKKHNIILQPSGRRGQIDEGMSVRSAARELGVEIESICAENATCGKCMVLVEEGRFEKYNIESKRENLSPVGTEERAYLERRPKLLKEKGWEIGQVRLSCQCRILGDVLINVPEESRGNKQIVRKSARDREIEIKPAIRKYLVSMAPPNLERPIADWERLAKGLETSMALVRGTEEKLPRWHDFDIDYACLRTLARTLREAKWSVTVTVRNDREVIAVQAGYHEDSYGAAVDIGSTTVALYLCNLRTGEVLASESEMNPQIVYGEDVMSRIQYAIDQPDGLEKLYKAIIATLNKLLSQAAHTANIRLDDIHEMVLVGNSTMHHVVLNLHPKDLGLAPFVPTIHKSMDIKARELGLHINPSGNIHVLPTIASFVGADTSAVILAEEPHKQDENWLLIDVGTNAELVLGNRKRLVCTSTPTGPALEGAHVEYGMRAAPGAMERVHIDETTLEPKYKVIGVEGWNTDHAEFVGQVKGICGSAIIDSVAELFRAGIVDSRGKFKKDLDSKRVREGESGWEYVIAWKEETSIGRDIPITQQDVRQIQLAKAALFTAARTLLKRSNLESPDKIILAGGFGSFIDKEKAMLIGLIPDCELDKVYAVGNAAGDGARIALLNVEKRNEIDSVTRKVERFELPTDPEFQNQFMLATSFPHMSEPFPHIAHLIPNRKADPLAKNFMK, translated from the coding sequence ATGACTAAAAAACACAACATCATCCTTCAGCCCTCCGGTCGGCGTGGCCAGATCGACGAAGGCATGTCGGTTCGTTCAGCGGCGAGGGAATTGGGCGTGGAGATCGAATCCATTTGCGCAGAGAACGCCACCTGCGGAAAGTGCATGGTCCTGGTGGAAGAGGGCCGCTTCGAGAAGTACAACATCGAGTCGAAGCGCGAGAACCTCTCCCCTGTTGGAACCGAGGAACGGGCTTATCTTGAGCGCAGACCAAAGTTATTAAAGGAAAAAGGCTGGGAAATAGGCCAGGTCCGGCTATCCTGTCAGTGCAGGATTTTGGGCGATGTTTTGATCAATGTCCCAGAGGAAAGCCGCGGAAACAAGCAGATCGTCCGCAAGAGCGCGAGGGACCGCGAGATCGAAATCAAGCCTGCCATACGAAAATATCTCGTCTCGATGGCGCCGCCCAATTTGGAGCGTCCCATCGCGGATTGGGAACGCCTTGCCAAGGGATTGGAAACATCCATGGCGCTGGTGCGCGGCACGGAGGAAAAACTTCCGCGCTGGCATGACTTCGACATTGATTATGCCTGCCTGCGCACGCTCGCCAGGACCCTTCGGGAAGCAAAATGGAGCGTGACCGTTACCGTGCGCAACGACAGGGAAGTGATCGCTGTGCAGGCGGGCTATCACGAAGACAGCTACGGGGCGGCGGTGGATATCGGTTCGACGACGGTGGCGCTGTACTTATGCAATCTGCGCACCGGCGAAGTGCTTGCCTCTGAATCCGAGATGAATCCGCAGATCGTGTACGGCGAGGATGTCATGTCCCGCATTCAGTACGCGATCGATCAGCCCGACGGTTTGGAGAAATTATACAAAGCCATCATCGCCACTTTGAACAAATTGCTCAGTCAAGCCGCGCATACGGCTAATATCCGTCTGGATGATATTCATGAGATGGTCCTGGTGGGCAACTCCACCATGCACCATGTGGTGTTGAATTTGCATCCAAAAGATTTGGGGCTTGCTCCCTTCGTGCCGACCATTCACAAGTCGATGGATATCAAAGCAAGAGAGTTGGGATTGCACATCAACCCGTCCGGAAACATCCATGTCCTGCCGACCATTGCTTCATTTGTTGGCGCGGATACAAGCGCGGTCATCCTTGCCGAAGAACCGCACAAGCAGGACGAGAATTGGTTATTGATCGACGTCGGCACCAACGCAGAGTTGGTCTTGGGAAACCGTAAACGCCTAGTGTGTACGTCCACGCCCACGGGACCAGCATTGGAAGGTGCGCATGTCGAGTATGGAATGCGTGCCGCGCCCGGCGCGATGGAACGGGTCCATATTGATGAGACAACGCTCGAACCGAAGTACAAGGTCATCGGCGTGGAAGGTTGGAATACCGATCATGCGGAGTTTGTTGGTCAAGTCAAAGGGATCTGCGGATCCGCCATCATCGACTCTGTGGCAGAATTGTTCCGGGCAGGCATCGTGGACTCTCGGGGCAAGTTCAAGAAAGACTTGGACTCGAAGCGCGTTCGGGAGGGAGAATCCGGTTGGGAGTATGTCATTGCCTGGAAGGAAGAAACATCCATCGGACGAGACATCCCGATCACCCAGCAGGATGTTAGGCAGATCCAGTTGGCGAAAGCCGCATTGTTCACGGCGGCTCGCACGCTCTTGAAACGCAGTAATCTGGAAAGCCCTGATAAAATCATCCTCGCTGGCGGCTTTGGAAGTTTCATCGACAAAGAGAAAGCGATGCTGATCGGGCTGATTCCCGATTGCGAATTGGATAAAGTATATGCGGTTGGAAATGCCGCGGGCGACGGCGCGCGTATTGCGCTGTTGAACGTCGAGAAACGCAACGAGATCGATTCAGTGACACGCAAAGTGGAACGGTTCGAACTGCCCACCGATCCCGAATTTCAAAACCAATTCATGCTGGCGACGAGTTTCCCGCACATGAGCGAGCCGTTTCCGCACATCGCGCATCTGATTCCGAATCGCAAGGCGGATCCGCTGGCGAAGAACTTCATGAAGTAA
- a CDS encoding GAF domain-containing protein, which yields MTGKLSSVSKAVKRTGKQKNKAATRQSAPVRAPRQSVEKDDLKKQIKIQKALFEIADAASAVKDMGSFYKKLHKIVGKLMNAENFIIQLYDEKAKTVTYPYVQDATGTLSPVLKPIPVEKIRKGLAMWVLENKKTLHVDNAGVKKMLEEKTIVGIGNTGSEDWLGTPLLAEGKPLGVIALQTYEEGERYTDDDVRVLEFVAQHIAAALTRTRALEAERQRVAELQIINSIQQGLASKLDFQSIVDLVGAKVREITNAESVFIALYDKSSNIVAWPYWVINNQRVEVPPEVLGKTITRSVLFATEPLNLGTTQELLDYDAIPPEGYQLGKSFLGVPFYIGTTMIGALSIHSIEQEHAFRDSDVRLLQTLANSMGVALENARLFDETQRLLKETEERNAELAIINSVQAGLASKLHMQSIYELVGEKIREIFNADSNYIGLYDQKSELVHAQYAVDRGVRLEFDKPFQMGQGFYTHVIRSRKPLIVNTLDHGAQLGGIPTPRPDTGEDLNESYLGVPLLLGNEIKGVVAVQSYKQFAFNEADARLLTTLANSMSVALENARLFDETQRLFKAEQERVAELQIINSIQQGLAAELDFQAIVDLVGDKLSEVMNTGDLGINWYDEKNNLVHYLYVYEHGERLSISPRPPHPGGQLETILKTRKPIVWNTPEDYNTVLLPGTDQSKSLVAIPIISSDRVLGTISIENFERENAFGESELRLLTTIAASLGTALENARLFDETQRLLKITEERNAELAIINSVQAALAAELNIQGIYDAVGDKIREIFNGKDVGIRIYDPKTGMVHYPYTYENNERIQIESSPLGENGFESYVIRERETLVINENIFQEAEKYGSYLIPGTDAPVSMVLVPLIVGDQGRGLIDLSDMEREHAFSESDVRLLTTLANSMSVALENARLFDETQRLLKETEERAKELAIINSVQQGLASKLDMQAIFELVGDKIQSMFNAQSVLISSFDHEKQVSRLDYAFENGERFFDDELLPFSVANRYMIDTRQPIIIHQNSTEEAAKYGLKQMEGTAIVKSLIFVPFGTGDKVNGYFSLQNFERENAFSESDIRLLQTLAGSMGIALESARLFDETQHLLKVTEDRAAELAIINSVSEGLVRELDFQAIIDLVGEKIRKEFNVEDMYVGLYDSQSNVITTPYYIEHGDRFPIEPFTLGPGYANWVIKNRATLVINEDIDQRKIELGMAGGVLIGDETEDDLTQSVVCAPIWSSGQVIGVITLYSNQTHAFSESSVSLLTTLSANLGVALQNARLFDETQRLLKETEERNAELAVINSVQQGLASKLEFQSIIDLIGDKFEEIFNAQATLISLYDPAANEVNHRYLIERGERIHFDRPVPIDKFRQRVVETQQPWLINQNYRQITLELGEEPVLEREEPKSLLFVPMIVSGNVTGIISLQNLDVENAFSDSDVRLLSTIANAMSVALENARLFDETQQRNAELTMINTVQQALVSNLDIKSIYQSVGRKITEIFNVQSAAIYTIDLKTRMMTYEFAYEQGKEWEIPAKPATSMHNHIVDQVLRTKKSFLVNSGFDEFAADFPDFKSSRGRLPKSLCAVPILIRKNMLTGISLQNLDVENYFTDSDMRLLETISNATGIALENARLFDETQRLLKETEERAAELAAISTVTQALVAETDLDNMIQLIGSQMRDTFNADIAYLALFDPQTNMIQFPYQYGDEMEPIPFGEGMTSRIIRDGQPLIFNRNIDEESLALGIRRRGRKARSYLGVPIKAGRETIGVLSVQSTQKENVFDEDSLRLLSTVAANAGSAIKTARLHAETQRRAREMATLTEVGRDISSSLEARTVLESIAKHAKDLLDGDLSALFLPEQDGRIFRAIAAVGKEAEELRNDTITLGEGLLGNIARAKAGEIVNDTNSDPRALTITGTEPTPDEHLLAVPLLANRELKGLMAVWRHGSNNQFVEAELEFLNNLSRQAVIAIQNTQLFEESQNLLKQTEQRAAELAILNSISESMTRTLDVRAVTHNVGNKVHEIFNAEVVDILLYDPATNIVQLAYSFSDNRFYENEPPWELGEGLTSRIIITKQPLLLNTAGEINENGAAAYVTAPEDEEEIKSYLGVPIMVGDRVLGVVDVQSYKSYAFNEGNLRLLQTLSANMGVAIENARLFNETQRLFDEAKEAREAAEHANQAKSAFLANMSHELRTPLNAIIGFTRIVRRKGEESLPAKQLENLDKVLGSSEHLLNLINTVLDIAKIEAGRMDVQAANFNINALIDLCANTATPLVKPTVRLVKQAEDLGAMHSDQDKIKQIILNLLSNAAKFTSAGKITLNARRDDEMLVVNVSDTGIGITEEALGRIFEEFQQADTSTTRQYGGTGLGLTISRNLARLLGGDLTVASEFGKGSTFTLTVPVQYGTKPASTPDLETDSRRPAASPSKTQPGRKLILVIDDDPDAVYLLQESLSREEFEIVGVRSGAEGQARARALKPHAILLDILMPDKDGWQVLHDLKTDPATTNIPIILLTIVDKKALGFRLGAAAYLLKPLNPFEVISTLRQVIKQKHRDRVHVLAVDDDPHIADMLRQLLPESEFRLESALDGVAGLQAIEAERPDVILLDIMMPRLDGFGVIEELRRNPATQDLPIIVISVKELTDEETARLRESVTLVMRKQGFDGEKLVHEIRKAAHTEE from the coding sequence ATGACCGGGAAGTTGTCGTCCGTCAGCAAGGCTGTTAAGAGGACGGGGAAACAAAAAAACAAGGCTGCAACCAGGCAGTCCGCGCCGGTGCGCGCACCGAGGCAATCGGTTGAAAAAGACGATCTAAAAAAACAGATAAAAATCCAAAAGGCGTTGTTCGAGATCGCGGATGCGGCGAGCGCGGTCAAGGATATGGGGTCGTTCTATAAAAAACTGCACAAGATCGTGGGGAAACTGATGAACGCAGAAAACTTCATCATTCAACTGTATGACGAGAAAGCCAAAACCGTCACTTATCCTTACGTGCAGGATGCGACCGGGACTTTGTCGCCTGTCTTGAAACCGATTCCGGTGGAAAAAATCCGCAAGGGATTGGCGATGTGGGTGCTGGAAAACAAGAAGACCCTGCATGTGGATAATGCCGGGGTAAAGAAGATGCTGGAGGAGAAAACAATCGTCGGCATCGGGAACACAGGCAGTGAAGATTGGTTGGGAACTCCCCTGCTTGCGGAGGGAAAGCCGCTGGGAGTGATCGCGCTTCAAACCTATGAAGAGGGGGAACGCTACACGGACGATGATGTTCGCGTCCTCGAATTCGTCGCCCAGCACATCGCCGCTGCATTAACGCGCACCCGCGCCCTCGAAGCGGAACGCCAGCGCGTTGCCGAGTTGCAGATCATCAACTCCATCCAGCAGGGACTTGCTTCAAAATTGGATTTTCAATCTATTGTTGACTTGGTTGGGGCAAAGGTACGTGAGATCACTAATGCCGAAAGTGTTTTCATTGCGCTTTATGATAAATCATCAAACATCGTTGCCTGGCCCTATTGGGTCATCAATAATCAACGGGTTGAAGTTCCCCCCGAAGTATTGGGAAAAACCATCACCCGCAGTGTACTATTCGCAACTGAACCATTAAACCTTGGAACTACGCAGGAACTTCTCGATTATGATGCAATTCCTCCAGAAGGATATCAACTAGGCAAGTCGTTCCTCGGTGTGCCGTTTTACATCGGCACCACCATGATAGGCGCGTTAAGTATTCATTCCATTGAACAAGAGCATGCATTTCGAGATTCGGATGTGCGCCTCCTGCAAACTCTCGCCAACTCGATGGGCGTCGCGCTCGAAAACGCGCGCCTCTTCGACGAGACCCAGCGTTTGCTCAAAGAGACGGAGGAACGTAATGCGGAGCTGGCAATCATCAATTCCGTTCAGGCAGGGTTGGCATCCAAGCTGCATATGCAGTCCATTTATGAACTTGTCGGCGAAAAGATCCGTGAAATTTTTAATGCCGACTCAAACTATATCGGACTATACGATCAGAAAAGTGAACTTGTCCACGCGCAATATGCTGTGGACCGCGGCGTACGTCTGGAGTTTGACAAGCCCTTCCAAATGGGTCAGGGATTCTATACCCATGTGATCCGCTCACGTAAACCGCTCATTGTCAATACACTGGATCACGGCGCCCAATTGGGGGGCATCCCCACTCCCCGCCCCGATACAGGCGAAGATCTCAACGAATCTTACCTTGGGGTTCCGCTCTTGCTTGGCAATGAAATAAAGGGTGTGGTGGCTGTTCAAAGCTACAAACAATTTGCCTTCAATGAAGCCGACGCCCGCTTGTTGACCACCCTCGCCAACAGCATGAGTGTCGCTCTCGAAAACGCGCGCCTCTTTGATGAAACCCAACGCCTCTTCAAAGCCGAGCAGGAGCGCGTTGCCGAGTTGCAGATCATCAACTCCATCCAGCAGGGACTCGCCGCCGAGTTGGACTTCCAAGCCATTGTGGATCTGGTTGGCGATAAGTTGAGCGAAGTGATGAACACTGGTGATTTAGGTATCAACTGGTATGATGAAAAAAACAATCTTGTTCACTACCTATATGTATACGAACATGGGGAGAGACTTTCGATTTCACCAAGACCCCCACACCCAGGCGGGCAACTTGAAACTATTCTGAAGACTCGCAAACCTATTGTTTGGAATACGCCTGAAGATTACAACACCGTATTGCTGCCAGGGACCGATCAAAGCAAGTCACTCGTCGCTATTCCTATTATTAGCAGTGACCGCGTCCTTGGTACGATCTCTATTGAAAACTTCGAGCGCGAGAATGCCTTTGGCGAAAGCGAGCTGCGCCTGCTGACCACCATCGCCGCCTCGCTGGGAACCGCGCTCGAAAATGCCCGTCTCTTTGACGAAACTCAGCGCCTGCTCAAGATCACCGAAGAACGCAACGCCGAACTTGCCATCATCAACAGCGTGCAAGCGGCCCTGGCGGCAGAACTCAACATTCAGGGAATCTATGACGCGGTTGGAGATAAGATCCGCGAGATCTTCAACGGCAAGGATGTGGGCATCCGCATTTACGATCCCAAGACCGGCATGGTCCATTACCCATATACGTACGAGAATAACGAGCGCATCCAAATCGAATCCAGCCCGTTAGGGGAGAATGGCTTTGAGTCGTATGTAATTCGCGAACGTGAAACGCTGGTCATTAACGAAAACATATTCCAAGAAGCGGAAAAATACGGTAGTTACCTGATCCCCGGCACCGATGCGCCTGTGTCCATGGTCTTGGTTCCGCTGATCGTGGGTGATCAGGGACGCGGTTTAATTGATTTGAGCGACATGGAGCGAGAACACGCCTTCAGCGAGTCGGATGTGCGCCTGCTAACCACCCTCGCCAACTCGATGAGCGTGGCACTCGAGAATGCCCGTCTGTTTGATGAGACTCAACGCCTGCTCAAAGAGACCGAAGAACGCGCCAAAGAACTTGCCATCATCAACAGCGTCCAGCAAGGGCTGGCGTCCAAGCTGGATATGCAAGCCATCTTCGAGTTGGTTGGTGACAAGATCCAGAGCATGTTCAATGCACAATCGGTCTTGATCAGTTCCTTCGACCATGAGAAACAAGTCTCGCGATTGGATTATGCTTTTGAAAACGGTGAACGCTTCTTTGACGATGAGTTATTGCCCTTCAGCGTGGCAAACCGATACATGATCGACACCCGCCAACCGATCATCATTCATCAAAATTCCACTGAAGAGGCTGCTAAATATGGGCTGAAACAAATGGAAGGCACTGCCATAGTGAAGTCGTTGATCTTCGTCCCCTTTGGCACGGGCGATAAGGTTAATGGATATTTCAGCCTGCAAAACTTTGAGCGTGAGAACGCTTTCTCCGAATCCGATATCCGCCTGCTGCAAACCCTGGCGGGCAGCATGGGCATCGCGCTCGAGAGCGCCCGTCTCTTCGACGAGACCCAGCACCTGCTCAAAGTGACCGAAGACCGCGCCGCCGAACTTGCCATCATCAATAGTGTCAGCGAAGGCTTGGTGCGTGAACTTGATTTCCAAGCCATCATCGACCTGGTGGGCGAAAAGATCCGCAAGGAATTTAATGTGGAGGATATGTATGTCGGTCTGTATGACTCACAGAGCAATGTTATAACCACGCCCTATTACATTGAACATGGTGACCGCTTCCCCATCGAACCATTTACGCTGGGACCCGGGTACGCGAACTGGGTGATCAAGAACCGCGCCACACTCGTGATCAACGAAGATATTGACCAGCGAAAAATTGAACTGGGTATGGCTGGGGGCGTATTGATCGGTGATGAAACAGAAGACGATCTGACTCAGAGCGTTGTCTGTGCGCCCATCTGGTCTTCGGGGCAGGTGATCGGGGTTATTACCCTGTATTCGAATCAAACACACGCCTTTTCGGAATCCAGTGTCAGCTTATTGACCACGCTCTCCGCCAACCTTGGCGTGGCGTTGCAGAACGCCCGTCTTTTCGACGAGACCCAGCGCCTGCTCAAAGAGACCGAGGAACGCAATGCCGAACTGGCGGTCATCAACAGCGTCCAGCAGGGCTTGGCATCCAAACTCGAGTTCCAGTCCATCATCGATCTGATCGGCGACAAATTTGAGGAGATCTTCAACGCACAAGCCACGCTGATCTCATTGTATGATCCTGCCGCGAATGAAGTCAATCATCGTTACCTGATCGAGCGCGGTGAACGAATCCATTTTGATCGACCCGTTCCCATCGACAAGTTCCGCCAGCGTGTGGTGGAAACACAACAACCCTGGTTGATCAATCAGAATTACCGCCAGATCACGCTCGAACTTGGGGAGGAACCGGTGCTGGAAAGGGAGGAGCCGAAATCCCTGCTCTTTGTGCCGATGATCGTCAGCGGGAACGTGACCGGCATCATCAGCCTGCAAAACCTGGATGTTGAGAACGCGTTCAGTGACTCGGACGTCCGCCTGCTCTCGACGATTGCCAACGCAATGAGCGTTGCCCTCGAGAATGCACGCCTCTTCGATGAGACCCAGCAGCGCAACGCTGAGTTGACCATGATCAACACGGTCCAGCAGGCGCTGGTCTCGAATCTGGACATCAAATCCATCTACCAGTCGGTGGGCAGGAAGATCACCGAAATCTTCAACGTCCAATCGGCCGCCATCTACACCATCGATCTCAAGACCAGGATGATGACCTACGAATTCGCCTACGAACAGGGCAAGGAATGGGAGATTCCCGCGAAGCCCGCCACCAGCATGCATAATCATATCGTCGACCAGGTGCTTAGAACGAAGAAAAGTTTTCTCGTGAACAGCGGGTTCGACGAGTTCGCGGCCGATTTCCCCGATTTCAAATCCTCCCGCGGGCGGCTCCCGAAATCGCTTTGCGCCGTGCCGATCCTGATCCGCAAGAACATGCTCACGGGCATATCCCTTCAAAACCTCGATGTCGAAAATTATTTTACCGACTCGGACATGCGCCTGCTGGAAACCATTTCGAATGCGACCGGGATCGCTCTCGAGAATGCACGCCTCTTCGACGAAACCCAGCGCCTGCTCAAAGAGACCGAAGAACGCGCCGCCGAACTGGCTGCGATCAGCACCGTCACCCAGGCTTTGGTGGCGGAAACGGACCTGGATAACATGATCCAGCTCATCGGGAGTCAGATGCGCGACACGTTCAATGCCGATATCGCCTACCTGGCATTGTTCGATCCACAAACAAACATGATCCAGTTCCCCTATCAATACGGCGATGAGATGGAACCGATCCCGTTCGGGGAAGGGATGACTAGCCGCATCATCCGCGACGGTCAGCCGCTGATCTTCAACCGCAACATCGACGAGGAAAGTTTGGCGCTCGGTATTCGCCGCCGCGGCCGGAAGGCGCGTTCGTATCTCGGGGTGCCGATCAAAGCCGGGCGCGAGACCATCGGTGTGTTGAGCGTGCAGAGCACACAAAAAGAGAATGTCTTCGATGAAGACTCCCTGCGCCTTCTTTCGACCGTTGCCGCCAATGCGGGGTCCGCGATCAAAACCGCCAGGCTGCACGCCGAAACCCAGCGCCGCGCGAGAGAGATGGCAACCCTCACGGAAGTCGGGCGCGATATTAGCTCCAGCCTCGAAGCCAGGACCGTATTGGAAAGTATTGCAAAACATGCCAAGGACCTGCTCGATGGCGATTTGAGCGCGCTATTCCTTCCGGAACAGGACGGAAGGATATTCCGCGCCATTGCCGCAGTCGGCAAAGAAGCCGAAGAATTGCGCAACGACACCATCACATTGGGTGAAGGTCTTTTGGGAAACATCGCCCGGGCGAAGGCCGGCGAGATCGTCAACGATACCAATTCGGACCCGCGCGCCTTGACCATTACGGGAACCGAGCCCACTCCCGATGAGCACCTGCTGGCAGTTCCCCTGCTTGCCAACAGAGAGTTGAAAGGCTTAATGGCGGTTTGGAGGCACGGCAGCAACAACCAGTTCGTCGAAGCCGAACTTGAGTTTTTGAACAATCTTTCACGGCAGGCCGTCATCGCGATTCAGAATACCCAGTTATTCGAAGAATCCCAAAACCTGCTCAAACAGACCGAGCAACGCGCCGCCGAGCTCGCCATCCTCAATAGCATCAGCGAATCGATGACCCGCACACTGGATGTGCGCGCAGTGACCCACAATGTGGGCAACAAGGTGCATGAGATATTCAATGCCGAGGTCGTGGACATCCTGCTCTACGATCCTGCGACGAATATTGTGCAGTTGGCATACAGTTTCAGCGACAATCGTTTTTACGAAAACGAACCTCCCTGGGAATTGGGCGAAGGGCTGACCTCGAGGATCATCATCACCAAGCAGCCGCTCCTATTGAATACCGCCGGGGAAATAAATGAAAATGGCGCGGCGGCATACGTCACTGCTCCGGAAGACGAAGAAGAGATCAAATCCTATCTGGGCGTGCCGATCATGGTCGGCGACCGGGTGCTGGGTGTGGTGGATGTGCAAAGCTACAAATCTTATGCGTTCAATGAAGGCAACCTGCGCCTCCTGCAAACCCTTTCCGCGAATATGGGCGTCGCCATCGAGAACGCCCGCCTCTTTAACGAGACCCAGCGTCTCTTCGATGAAGCAAAGGAAGCCCGCGAAGCCGCCGAACATGCCAACCAGGCGAAGAGCGCCTTCCTTGCCAACATGAGTCATGAACTGCGTACGCCGCTCAATGCCATCATCGGCTTCACACGCATTGTGAGAAGAAAAGGCGAGGAGTCGCTTCCCGCAAAACAACTCGAGAATCTCGACAAGGTTCTAGGCAGTTCGGAGCATTTGCTCAACCTGATCAATACCGTGCTCGACATCGCCAAGATCGAAGCCGGGCGCATGGATGTGCAAGCCGCAAACTTCAACATCAACGCGCTCATCGATCTATGCGCCAACACCGCCACACCCCTCGTCAAGCCCACGGTGCGGCTTGTCAAACAGGCCGAAGACCTTGGCGCAATGCATTCCGATCAGGACAAGATCAAACAGATCATCCTAAACCTGTTGAGCAACGCCGCCAAATTTACATCCGCCGGAAAGATCACCCTGAATGCGCGCCGCGACGATGAAATGCTCGTCGTGAATGTCAGCGATACGGGCATCGGCATCACCGAAGAAGCCCTCGGCAGAATCTTCGAAGAATTCCAGCAAGCCGATACCAGCACCACGCGCCAATACGGAGGCACCGGTCTGGGACTGACCATCAGCCGCAACCTGGCGCGCCTGCTCGGCGGCGACCTGACGGTGGCAAGCGAATTCGGCAAAGGCTCGACGTTCACGCTCACCGTTCCCGTTCAATATGGGACAAAACCCGCTTCAACCCCGGACCTTGAAACTGATTCGCGCCGCCCAGCCGCATCTCCATCCAAAACGCAGCCCGGCAGGAAACTCATCCTCGTCATCGACGATGACCCCGATGCGGTTTACCTTTTGCAGGAAAGTCTCTCGCGTGAAGAATTCGAGATCGTCGGCGTGCGCAGCGGCGCGGAAGGACAAGCCCGGGCTCGCGCGTTGAAACCGCACGCCATCCTGCTCGACATCCTCATGCCGGATAAGGACGGCTGGCAGGTTTTGCACGACCTGAAAACCGACCCGGCGACGACTAATATTCCAATCATCCTGCTAACCATTGTGGATAAGAAAGCGCTCGGGTTCCGCTTGGGCGCAGCGGCATATCTGTTGAAACCGCTCAACCCCTTTGAAGTAATATCCACATTAAGGCAGGTCATCAAGCAGAAGCATCGCGACCGGGTTCACGTCCTGGCAGTGGATGACGACCCCCACATCGCAGATATGCTGCGTCAACTGCTTCCGGAATCAGAATTCAGATTGGAATCCGCTTTGGATGGCGTGGCAGGCTTGCAGGCGATCGAGGCGGAGCGTCCCGATGTGATCCTGCTCGACATCATGATGCCGCGGCTCGACGGGTTCGGGGTCATCGAAGAACTGCGGAGGAATCCCGCCACGCAGGACCTGCCGATCATCGTCATCAGTGTCAAGGAACTGACGGATGAAGAGACAGCCCGCCTGCGCGAAAGCGTGACGCTTGTCATGCGCAAGCAGGGGTTCGACGGCGAGAAACTGGTGCATGAAATCAGGAAAGCCGCGCACACTGAAGAGTGA
- a CDS encoding homocysteine S-methyltransferase family protein: MNKFLERLSGGEILVADGATGSNLQKMGLKPGKPPEDLIIDDPDTILNLASSFARAGSDIILTCTFGGTRMRMKDSKYQDRTPEVNIRAAEIARKAASLNNGLVAGSMGPVGGIIKPYGPLEFEDVKATFAEQAKALADGGVDFLLIETMFAIEETNAAFEGARSVTDLPIVVSFSYDRGTRSMMGVKPKDVMKRYSEMGAVLVGANCGTTLDNMEAVVKEYQATKLDMPLWVKPNAGVPHMDIETEQGVYDMGPEDMATYARKYVALGAKVVGGCCGNTAEHIAAIVKAVKS; this comes from the coding sequence ATGAACAAATTTCTAGAACGACTGAGCGGCGGGGAAATTCTAGTTGCGGATGGGGCAACGGGATCGAACTTGCAAAAAATGGGATTGAAGCCGGGCAAGCCACCCGAGGACCTCATCATCGATGACCCGGATACGATTTTGAACCTCGCCTCCTCCTTCGCCCGGGCTGGGTCAGATATCATCCTGACCTGCACCTTCGGCGGGACTCGCATGCGAATGAAAGACTCGAAATATCAGGATCGAACCCCCGAGGTCAATATACGCGCAGCGGAGATCGCCCGCAAAGCCGCTTCGTTGAACAATGGACTTGTCGCCGGTTCGATGGGACCCGTCGGCGGAATCATCAAACCGTATGGTCCGCTCGAGTTTGAGGATGTGAAAGCGACCTTCGCCGAGCAAGCCAAAGCCCTCGCCGACGGCGGCGTGGACTTTTTGCTGATCGAAACGATGTTCGCCATCGAAGAGACCAATGCTGCGTTTGAAGGCGCACGGTCCGTGACAGATCTGCCCATCGTGGTGTCGTTCAGTTATGACCGCGGCACGCGCTCGATGATGGGCGTCAAGCCGAAGGATGTGATGAAGCGTTACTCCGAGATGGGCGCTGTGCTCGTCGGTGCGAATTGTGGAACCACCCTCGATAATATGGAAGCGGTGGTAAAGGAATATCAAGCCACCAAACTCGATATGCCGCTGTGGGTCAAGCCGAACGCGGGCGTTCCGCATATGGATATCGAGACCGAGCAGGGCGTGTATGACATGGGTCCCGAAGACATGGCAACCTATGCCAGGAAATATGTAGCGCTGGGCGCGAAGGTCGTGGGCGGATGCTGTGGAAATACAGCAGAACATATTGCGGCAATCGTGAAGGCGGTTAAGAGCTAG
- a CDS encoding virulence factor: MAKYQVMYWRDIPQSFTVEADGRKIKKELSQKVQNKIDAYAMAIGATSTSDYAKEYKRGEWIERDGTPEEVAETLLSELEAAAAMIMIPRREADLA; the protein is encoded by the coding sequence ATGGCAAAATACCAAGTCATGTACTGGCGGGACATTCCCCAATCATTTACCGTGGAAGCCGACGGGCGCAAGATAAAGAAGGAACTATCGCAAAAGGTGCAGAACAAGATCGACGCATATGCGATGGCGATCGGTGCTACATCCACTTCAGATTATGCCAAAGAATACAAACGCGGCGAATGGATCGAGCGCGATGGCACACCCGAGGAAGTTGCCGAAACGCTTCTTTCTGAACTGGAAGCTGCCGCCGCGATGATAATGATTCCACGCCGTGAAGCTGATCTGGCGTAA